From a single Flavobacteriales bacterium genomic region:
- a CDS encoding lytic transglycosylase domain-containing protein, translated as MKTRNWIVILALVVISLEASRLFIFSRDQVKEQKAFAEEFHATYKVYPPEIPQKLTFAGEPVPLDDFNVKERLEREFIVNTFWQSSTMLGLKMANRYFPIIEPILKEEGVPDDFKYLAWVESSFRYQVSPMGAAGFWQFLENTAPDYGMQVNDNIDERYHLEKATHAACIYLKQAHDKFGSWTLAAASYNRGMQGIQNQIELQSCSNYYDLYLNDETSRYLFRMLALREIHNAPEQYGYMIRQEDLYPPVPIRKVAVDSSIASLPAFAKLHGIKYKTLKLLNPWLKNSSFTNPKKETFYFDLPEKLSINKPFFLPEFADSLH; from the coding sequence TTGAAAACTAGAAATTGGATTGTCATACTGGCGTTGGTTGTGATTTCGCTGGAAGCGTCGCGCCTGTTCATTTTCTCCAGGGACCAGGTAAAAGAACAGAAAGCATTTGCCGAAGAATTTCATGCCACCTACAAGGTATATCCTCCGGAAATACCCCAGAAACTCACGTTTGCCGGAGAGCCTGTTCCATTGGATGATTTCAATGTAAAGGAACGCCTGGAACGGGAGTTCATCGTGAACACGTTCTGGCAGTCCAGCACCATGCTCGGATTGAAAATGGCCAACCGGTACTTTCCGATCATCGAACCCATCCTGAAGGAAGAAGGCGTACCCGACGACTTCAAATACCTGGCTTGGGTGGAAAGCAGTTTCCGATACCAGGTTTCTCCCATGGGTGCCGCAGGTTTCTGGCAATTCCTGGAAAACACAGCACCTGATTACGGCATGCAGGTGAACGACAACATCGATGAACGCTACCACCTTGAAAAAGCCACCCATGCAGCCTGCATTTACCTGAAACAAGCTCACGACAAGTTCGGATCTTGGACATTGGCGGCAGCCTCCTACAACCGAGGCATGCAAGGTATCCAGAACCAGATCGAACTTCAGTCATGCAGCAACTACTACGACCTGTACCTGAACGATGAAACTTCCCGTTACCTGTTCCGGATGCTGGCCCTGAGAGAAATTCACAATGCCCCGGAACAATACGGATACATGATCCGGCAGGAAGACCTGTACCCACCCGTCCCTATCCGCAAGGTAGCAGTGGACAGCTCCATTGCAAGCCTGCCCGCATTTGCCAAACTGCACGGCATCAAATACAAAACGTTGAAGCTCCTGAATCCCTGGCTCAAGAACAGTTCCTTCACCAATCCCAAAAAGGAAACTTTCTACTTCGACTTACCGGAGAAACTGTCGATCAACAAGCCTTTCTTTCTGCCGGAATTCGCTGACTCATTGCATTGA
- a CDS encoding undecaprenyl/decaprenyl-phosphate alpha-N-acetylglucosaminyl 1-phosphate transferase — translation MSDTHLAILLYILFSLGCLVFSMLIIGLFLKFSRNLGIRNTSETVIRWGSQSKPAFGGIAFFIIFLLSIACFNIFFGQDSMMHNKEFLGLLGATTLAFLMGLADDAYNTRPLLKLGVQIACGFLLSWTGISIRLFDLHILNTLLTVLWVVGIMNSINMLDNMDAITTIVSFSILTTTLLLLLILKREDHFYTMILLGTLSALTGFLYYNWHPSRMYMGDTGSQFLGLLLAAVGILFFWNYKAESSPVSMRLVLTALVFLLPLTDTFTVIVNRLARKQSPFIGGRDHTTHHLVYLGFSDRQVAVVFWTISIVSLTLVLLVVSGQLAWTMTTCLLLSGYMAVVFLTLFLIVRRSADGKKKETGTNIEN, via the coding sequence ATGTCAGACACCCATTTAGCCATTCTCCTGTATATCCTGTTTTCCCTGGGATGTCTGGTGTTTTCCATGCTCATCATCGGGCTGTTCCTGAAATTCTCCAGGAACCTGGGTATCCGCAACACCAGCGAAACCGTGATACGGTGGGGCAGCCAGTCAAAACCAGCCTTCGGAGGCATCGCCTTTTTCATCATCTTCCTCCTCTCCATTGCATGTTTCAATATCTTTTTCGGGCAGGACAGCATGATGCACAACAAAGAGTTCCTCGGATTGCTGGGTGCAACCACCCTCGCCTTCCTGATGGGGCTCGCCGATGACGCCTACAATACCCGCCCCCTGCTTAAACTCGGCGTACAAATAGCATGCGGCTTCCTGCTTAGTTGGACGGGAATTTCCATCCGGTTGTTTGACCTGCACATATTGAACACCCTCCTGACCGTTCTATGGGTGGTAGGCATCATGAACTCCATCAACATGCTTGACAACATGGATGCCATCACCACAATCGTTTCATTTTCGATTCTGACCACCACCCTGTTGCTGTTGCTGATCCTGAAAAGAGAAGATCATTTCTATACCATGATCCTGCTGGGTACCCTTTCAGCCCTCACGGGATTCCTGTATTATAACTGGCACCCTTCACGCATGTACATGGGCGACACGGGCAGCCAGTTCCTCGGATTGCTGCTTGCCGCCGTAGGCATCCTATTCTTCTGGAACTACAAGGCAGAATCAAGCCCTGTTTCGATGCGCCTTGTTCTAACCGCACTGGTCTTCCTTTTGCCTCTGACAGATACCTTCACCGTGATTGTCAACCGGCTTGCCAGGAAACAATCTCCCTTTATCGGAGGCCGCGACCATACCACACATCACCTCGTTTACCTGGGCTTCAGCGACCGGCAAGTCGCCGTTGTGTTTTGGACGATTTCAATTGTTTCGTTAACTTTAGTGCTGCTGGTGGTTTCAGGTCAACTGGCCTGGACAATGACCACCTGCCTGTTGCTATCCGGGTACATGGCAGTTGTATTTCTCACGCTGTTCCTGATTGTTCGCAGGTCGGCAGATGGAAAGAAAAAAGAGACGGGAACAAACATTGAAAACTAG
- a CDS encoding polysaccharide biosynthesis tyrosine autokinase yields MSDIKIPVFNEEFDLGLFLFIAKRKIIWLFAFLAVSLAISYTYLHFKRPLYQANSVVLINKTNEASRVLNVQSFNELDNVAEEVELLRSEVFRQSVLKNLGLEVEYFTKGDVLVADQYMNSPIRVTTKNILNEARDVPVYVYPTDEPSTLVLLHGTLTGDIRDTIRVGAESVTSLGSMIVSITDLQGFRNMQENNTLFFIMHNPDKLAELYAHEITIAPENEAANTVSILVKDYNRTKAATIANAMARKFTEYNLEKTAQSATNVLRFIEEQMDTVYTRLQSTEKILRSFKNENKIRDVEDLSIKYMDRLNSLEEEKMKADLEVSMITELEKAIKDSINTKNVYNVIPLIAGASFGPTVTQMVDRLHKLLLDREEALYSVKPNNEGIRSIEYQIDVQKNLLIQTILSIRQRLNIKTESIGGKIKEIESVFYNTPSKEIKLEQLQRQFNTDEKFYTLLLEKKAEYQISRAGYVSNYTILAEASIPSSPISPNRPLIIMGSILASLALGIAIIIFSYLTYNEITSVAEVAKYTKAALLGVIPKHSEKIPVSQLLVDKKPKSLISEAFRTARTNLQFISNEPGPKSIAVTSTISGEGKTFITINLGGILAYAGKKVIILDLDLRKPKIHLGFNTVNDKGMSTLLIGKDEIGNCIRHSSLENLDFITAGPIPPNPSELIISPRLDDIIVQLKQSYDVILIDNPPVGIVTDGLTNIQKADYPIYILKANFSKRNFLQNVNKLIDENNIRKLSVILNGVNTRQHGYGYGYGYGNNYGYGYGYGSGYYDEDKDGRKRKRSFIKRLFGKHKRP; encoded by the coding sequence ATGTCCGATATCAAAATCCCGGTTTTCAACGAGGAATTTGACCTTGGGCTTTTCCTGTTCATCGCGAAGAGGAAAATCATTTGGTTATTTGCTTTTCTGGCGGTATCCTTGGCCATATCCTATACCTACCTGCATTTCAAGCGCCCCCTGTATCAGGCCAATAGTGTGGTTCTGATCAACAAAACCAATGAAGCCAGCAGGGTGCTGAATGTTCAAAGCTTCAATGAACTGGATAATGTTGCAGAAGAAGTGGAGCTGCTTCGCTCCGAAGTATTCCGCCAGTCAGTACTGAAGAATCTCGGACTGGAAGTGGAATACTTCACAAAGGGAGATGTACTGGTTGCAGACCAATACATGAATTCCCCTATCCGGGTCACCACCAAAAACATATTGAATGAAGCAAGGGATGTTCCGGTATATGTATACCCTACCGATGAACCTTCCACCCTGGTGCTGTTACATGGCACATTAACAGGAGATATACGCGATACCATTCGGGTGGGTGCTGAATCGGTTACGTCCCTGGGTTCAATGATTGTATCAATCACCGATTTGCAGGGGTTCAGAAATATGCAGGAGAACAACACCCTGTTCTTCATCATGCATAACCCGGATAAACTGGCCGAACTGTATGCACATGAAATCACCATCGCACCTGAAAACGAAGCAGCGAATACGGTCAGCATTCTGGTGAAAGATTACAACCGCACAAAGGCGGCAACCATTGCCAATGCCATGGCACGGAAATTCACGGAATACAACCTTGAGAAAACCGCACAAAGTGCCACCAATGTACTTCGGTTCATTGAAGAACAAATGGACACGGTATACACCCGTTTGCAAAGCACCGAAAAGATCCTGCGGTCGTTCAAAAATGAAAATAAGATCAGAGATGTGGAAGACCTTTCCATCAAGTACATGGACAGGCTGAACTCCCTTGAAGAAGAAAAGATGAAAGCAGACCTGGAGGTCAGCATGATCACCGAACTCGAAAAGGCCATCAAGGATTCGATCAACACGAAGAACGTGTACAATGTCATTCCGTTGATCGCCGGCGCATCATTCGGTCCCACCGTAACACAGATGGTAGACCGCCTGCACAAACTCCTGCTTGACCGGGAGGAAGCATTGTATTCTGTAAAACCGAACAACGAAGGCATCAGGTCCATCGAATATCAGATTGATGTACAGAAAAACCTGCTGATACAAACCATTCTTTCGATACGCCAGCGTCTGAACATCAAAACAGAATCCATCGGCGGTAAGATCAAGGAAATTGAAAGCGTCTTTTACAATACCCCCTCCAAAGAAATCAAGCTTGAACAGTTGCAGCGACAGTTCAATACCGATGAGAAATTCTATACCTTATTGCTGGAAAAGAAAGCCGAATACCAAATTTCCAGGGCAGGCTATGTTTCCAACTACACCATTCTGGCTGAAGCGAGTATTCCTTCTTCCCCCATTTCGCCCAACCGGCCGCTGATCATTATGGGCTCCATTCTGGCAAGCCTTGCATTGGGCATCGCAATCATCATCTTCAGCTACCTGACCTATAATGAAATCACATCGGTGGCGGAAGTTGCCAAGTACACCAAAGCCGCCCTGCTGGGCGTGATTCCTAAACACAGTGAAAAGATCCCGGTTTCACAGTTGCTGGTCGACAAGAAACCGAAATCACTGATCTCCGAAGCATTCCGAACCGCAAGAACCAACTTGCAGTTTATCTCTAATGAACCGGGACCCAAGTCGATCGCTGTCACCTCCACCATTTCCGGAGAAGGAAAAACTTTCATCACCATCAACCTGGGTGGCATTCTCGCCTATGCAGGAAAGAAAGTGATCATCCTGGATCTTGACCTCAGAAAACCAAAAATCCACCTCGGTTTCAATACGGTGAACGACAAAGGCATGAGCACCCTGTTGATAGGAAAGGATGAAATCGGAAACTGCATACGCCATAGCAGCCTTGAAAACCTCGACTTCATCACGGCCGGACCTATTCCCCCTAACCCCTCGGAGTTGATCATCAGTCCGCGCCTGGATGATATAATTGTTCAACTGAAACAAAGCTACGACGTGATTCTGATCGATAACCCTCCCGTGGGAATCGTTACCGACGGTTTAACAAACATCCAGAAAGCCGATTATCCCATTTACATTCTCAAGGCGAATTTCTCCAAACGGAACTTCCTTCAGAACGTAAACAAACTGATCGATGAGAACAACATCCGAAAACTGTCTGTTATCCTGAACGGCGTCAATACGCGCCAGCACGGATATGGCTATGGATATGGCTATGGAAACAATTACGGGTACGGATACGGGTACGGATCCGGGTATTATGATGAAGATAAAGACGGCAGAAAACGGAAGCGTTCATTCATAAAAAGGCTCTTCGGAAAACACAAAAGACCATGA
- a CDS encoding polysaccharide biosynthesis/export family protein: MRKLILYLCIITSLTSCRMLNPSFMLRTPANYQFDPTPADTVGILYKIAPNDQLDFRIYTNDGFKLIDITSGGDLNRRQFDNMGNRPYLVEYDGTVKLPILGRTQLSGYTLREAEKLLEDKYAVYYNSPFVVLKITNRRVTIFPGNGSNARVILLENENTTLMEALALAGGISTRGKAHKIKLIRGNPSDPQVFLVDLSKIDGTKDGGIVLQANDIIYVDPTLKISQSILAELTPIIGLITSTLLIYSIFTR, translated from the coding sequence ATGAGGAAACTGATTCTCTATCTCTGCATCATTACTTCACTGACCTCATGCCGCATGTTGAACCCGAGTTTCATGCTGCGCACACCTGCCAATTACCAGTTTGATCCCACCCCGGCTGATACCGTTGGTATCCTTTACAAGATTGCCCCCAATGACCAACTGGATTTTCGTATCTATACGAATGACGGATTCAAACTGATCGACATCACTTCAGGGGGCGACCTGAACCGGCGGCAATTTGACAACATGGGTAACCGCCCTTACCTGGTTGAGTACGATGGAACGGTTAAGTTGCCTATCCTCGGAAGGACACAACTCAGCGGTTATACATTGCGGGAGGCCGAAAAACTTTTGGAAGATAAGTATGCGGTATATTACAACAGCCCTTTTGTCGTACTCAAGATCACCAATAGAAGGGTGACAATATTTCCCGGAAACGGAAGCAACGCCCGGGTAATTCTTTTGGAAAATGAGAATACCACCCTGATGGAAGCACTGGCATTGGCCGGAGGGATTTCCACCAGAGGAAAAGCACATAAGATTAAACTGATCCGGGGGAACCCATCCGATCCTCAGGTATTTCTGGTAGACTTGTCCAAGATTGATGGCACCAAAGATGGTGGAATCGTGCTACAGGCCAATGACATTATTTATGTAGATCCAACCTTGAAAATCAGTCAATCCATACTGGCTGAGCTCACACCCATTATCGGCTTGATTACAAGTACACTTTTGATCTACAGCATCTTTACCAGGTAA
- a CDS encoding glycosyltransferase translates to MPKILRIINRFNLGGPTYNAVNLTRDLSPEFETMLVGGTHAPGEESSLFIAENAGLDPLIIGEMSREVNPLKDWSAYKKICDLIKRFRPDIVHTHASKAGLLGRMAAQACKTPVVVHTFHGHVFHSYFNPAKTAFFKQIERYLASKSSAIVAISEIQKKELSVDHRICQPEKIRVIPLGLDLERFMTGQEEKRNRFRTQYGLGENDVAVGIIGRLAPVKNHAFFLKVASLTLQSGNNNLRFVVVGDGETKSAIRQLCDELGLTWCEGKPAKGTRPQVIFTSWMKDADVALAGVEIAVLTSLNEGTPVSLIEAQAACKPVISTEAGGVANVVAHGKSGYVVSQGDIPEFARHLQELASSASQRAAFGTAGRKISIEKFGHLRLAGDMSALYHELLSVSP, encoded by the coding sequence ATGCCCAAAATCCTTCGCATCATCAATCGTTTTAACCTGGGCGGGCCCACCTACAATGCGGTGAACCTGACCCGGGATCTGTCTCCGGAGTTTGAAACAATGCTTGTGGGTGGCACCCATGCTCCCGGCGAAGAAAGCTCCCTGTTCATTGCGGAAAATGCAGGACTTGATCCGCTGATCATCGGGGAAATGTCGAGGGAAGTTAACCCACTCAAAGACTGGAGTGCTTATAAAAAGATATGTGACCTGATCAAGCGATTCCGGCCGGACATTGTACACACGCATGCATCCAAAGCCGGACTGCTAGGAAGAATGGCCGCACAAGCCTGCAAAACGCCGGTGGTGGTGCACACTTTCCACGGGCACGTGTTCCACTCTTATTTCAACCCAGCCAAAACCGCTTTCTTTAAACAAATCGAAAGGTACCTGGCAAGCAAAAGTTCAGCCATCGTTGCCATCAGTGAAATCCAGAAAAAGGAACTGTCGGTGGACCACAGGATTTGTCAGCCGGAAAAAATCCGCGTGATTCCTCTCGGACTCGACCTCGAGCGTTTTATGACAGGACAGGAAGAAAAACGAAACCGGTTCAGGACACAATACGGCCTTGGTGAAAACGATGTAGCCGTTGGCATCATTGGCAGGCTGGCTCCGGTAAAAAACCATGCTTTCTTTTTAAAGGTCGCTTCCCTGACACTTCAATCGGGCAACAACAACCTGCGCTTTGTTGTGGTTGGGGATGGTGAAACAAAATCAGCGATCCGGCAACTGTGTGATGAATTGGGCCTGACCTGGTGTGAAGGCAAACCAGCTAAGGGAACCCGGCCCCAGGTTATTTTCACTTCCTGGATGAAAGATGCAGACGTTGCACTTGCAGGAGTTGAAATTGCAGTGCTCACATCCCTGAATGAGGGCACCCCGGTGAGCCTCATCGAAGCACAAGCTGCCTGCAAACCTGTTATCAGTACGGAAGCCGGCGGCGTTGCCAATGTGGTTGCACATGGCAAAAGCGGTTATGTTGTATCCCAGGGAGACATCCCAGAATTCGCGCGCCATTTACAGGAACTGGCTTCCAGTGCTTCTCAGCGTGCTGCGTTCGGAACCGCCGGGAGAAAAATCAGCATAGAAAAGTTCGGGCACCTGCGACTTGCAGGGGATATGAGCGCGCTATATCATGAACTCCTATCTGTGTCTCCATAA
- a CDS encoding TIGR00730 family Rossman fold protein, giving the protein MMSDDKIRKAFAHKNWNEVKIADSWQIFKIMAEFVEGFEKLTQIGPCVTIFGSARTQPDHPYYQLAETIAFQLTQEGYGIVSGGGPGIMEAANKGAKKGGGNSVGLNIDLPFEQKPNDFIDNDKLINFDYFFVRKVMFMKYSQGFIVLPGGFGTLDELFEALTLIQTEKIGKFPIVLVGRKYWEGLIAWIKNTLLEERNISKEDLDLFITVDTAEEAKNAITSFYSKYLLKPNF; this is encoded by the coding sequence ATGATGAGTGACGATAAAATCAGAAAAGCTTTTGCCCATAAGAATTGGAATGAAGTTAAGATTGCGGATTCATGGCAGATCTTCAAGATCATGGCCGAATTCGTTGAAGGATTTGAAAAACTAACCCAGATCGGTCCCTGCGTGACCATCTTCGGATCCGCACGTACCCAGCCCGACCATCCCTATTATCAACTGGCTGAAACCATCGCCTTCCAACTTACCCAGGAAGGATACGGGATTGTTTCCGGTGGTGGCCCGGGCATCATGGAAGCGGCAAACAAAGGAGCCAAAAAAGGAGGCGGGAATTCCGTCGGCCTGAACATCGACCTGCCTTTCGAACAGAAGCCGAACGACTTCATCGACAACGATAAGCTCATCAACTTCGACTACTTTTTCGTACGCAAGGTGATGTTCATGAAATACTCACAAGGGTTCATCGTGTTGCCCGGCGGTTTCGGCACCCTGGATGAATTGTTTGAAGCACTGACCCTGATCCAAACAGAAAAGATCGGTAAGTTTCCGATCGTTCTCGTAGGTCGCAAATACTGGGAAGGATTGATCGCATGGATTAAGAACACCCTGCTCGAAGAAAGAAACATCAGCAAGGAAGACCTCGACCTCTTCATCACGGTGGATACCGCAGAAGAAGCCAAAAATGCCATTACAAGTTTCTACTCGAAGTATCTGTTGAAACCCAACTTCTGA
- the uvrA gene encoding excinuclease ABC subunit UvrA, with the protein MEHLEILGARVHNLKNIDLVIPRKKLVVITGLSGSGKSSLAFDTIYAEGQRRYIETFSAYARQFLGNLEKPDVDQIQGLSPVISIEQKTISRNPRSTVGTVTEIYDFLRLLFARAGEAISYESGEKMVRYTHDQILNLVTELYNGKEILLLAPVVKGRKGHYRELFEQIRKQGYLRVMVDGELCDLKPRMSVDRYKTHDIEMVMDQLTVSGKSKSRTKEAIQAAFRHGKGTMMVYETATGKSRHFSHHLMCPTTGISYDEPAPNSFSFNSPYGACNHCNGLGVIYELDPAKVIGPGHLSILKGGILPLREKKHDWLLRQLTAIGKKYDFTLDTPISKIPEEAMNIILHGSEETFQVADSGTTGRRYQMYFDGIASFIKNQYEDASTEALKKWAQSFMSKFPCPQCEGTRLKKESRYFFVDGKNIADLARLPVSDLHKWSQDVENRLTGKQLTIAKEVLVEIRKRLGYLTDLGLNYLSLDRSARSLSGGEAQRIRLASQIGAQLTGVLYILDEPSIGLHQRDNEKLIESLKELRDIGNSVLVVEHDKDMILAADHVVDIGPHAGEHGGKIVGEGPPDAFIKSHTLTADYLRGNKQIPIPAIRREGNGNKLKLLGATGNNLKDANLEIPLGTLCCVTGVSGSGKSSLINQTLYPALHRHFYRVHADTLPFKALEGLEFVDKVIDVDQAPIGRTPRSNPATYTGVFTDIRNLFASLPEARIRGYKVGRFSFNVKGGRCEQCMGAGVSTIEMNLLPDVYVLCDKCQGKRYMKETLEVRYKGKNISDVLEMTIEHALEFFSNIPSITQKIAALQEVGLGYVKLGQPSTTLSGGEAQRIKLAAELSRKDTGNTIYLLDEPTTGLHFEDIRILLEALNKLVGKGNTVVVIEHNMDVIKTADYVIDLGPEGGHEGGEILFMGTPEKLANHDRSLTAGFLAKELNAYLVR; encoded by the coding sequence ATGGAACATCTGGAAATTCTTGGCGCAAGGGTCCACAACCTGAAAAACATCGACCTTGTCATCCCCAGAAAAAAACTGGTGGTGATCACCGGTCTGAGCGGATCCGGCAAATCATCCCTGGCTTTTGATACCATATACGCCGAGGGCCAAAGACGCTATATCGAGACCTTCTCGGCATATGCCAGGCAGTTCCTCGGCAACCTGGAAAAACCGGATGTGGACCAGATCCAGGGACTGAGCCCCGTGATCTCCATTGAACAAAAAACCATTTCCCGTAACCCACGATCCACCGTGGGTACCGTTACCGAAATCTATGATTTCCTGCGGCTGCTCTTTGCCAGGGCAGGTGAAGCCATCTCCTACGAATCCGGGGAAAAAATGGTACGCTACACCCATGATCAGATCCTCAACCTGGTCACAGAATTATACAACGGCAAGGAAATTCTTTTGCTCGCACCGGTTGTGAAAGGAAGAAAAGGACATTACCGCGAGCTCTTCGAACAGATCCGAAAACAAGGTTACCTGCGCGTGATGGTAGACGGCGAATTGTGCGACCTGAAACCGCGCATGTCTGTGGACCGCTACAAAACCCACGACATTGAAATGGTCATGGACCAGCTGACTGTTTCGGGCAAATCAAAATCCCGTACCAAAGAAGCCATTCAGGCAGCCTTCCGGCATGGCAAAGGCACCATGATGGTATATGAAACCGCTACCGGTAAATCCCGTCATTTCAGTCACCACCTGATGTGCCCCACCACAGGCATTTCATATGATGAACCCGCCCCCAATTCCTTTTCATTCAATTCACCCTACGGAGCATGCAATCACTGCAACGGACTTGGCGTGATCTATGAACTGGATCCGGCCAAGGTGATCGGGCCCGGGCACCTGAGTATCCTCAAAGGAGGCATCCTGCCTTTGCGGGAAAAAAAGCACGACTGGTTGTTGCGGCAACTCACGGCCATTGGAAAAAAGTACGACTTCACCCTCGATACACCCATTTCCAAAATCCCGGAAGAAGCCATGAACATCATCCTGCATGGTTCGGAAGAAACTTTCCAGGTGGCCGACTCAGGAACCACCGGCCGGAGATATCAAATGTATTTTGATGGCATCGCTTCATTTATTAAAAATCAGTACGAAGATGCATCCACGGAAGCCCTGAAGAAATGGGCGCAGTCGTTCATGAGCAAATTCCCTTGCCCGCAATGTGAAGGCACCCGCCTCAAAAAAGAATCCAGGTATTTTTTCGTCGACGGGAAAAACATCGCTGACCTGGCACGCCTGCCGGTATCAGACCTGCATAAGTGGAGCCAGGATGTGGAAAACAGACTGACCGGCAAACAACTCACCATCGCCAAGGAAGTGTTGGTTGAGATCCGTAAACGATTGGGATACCTGACCGACCTCGGACTCAACTACCTCTCACTGGATCGAAGCGCCAGAAGTTTATCCGGCGGTGAAGCGCAACGCATCCGGCTGGCTTCACAGATCGGGGCGCAACTGACCGGTGTGTTGTATATCCTTGACGAACCCAGCATCGGATTGCACCAACGAGACAATGAAAAACTCATTGAATCCCTGAAGGAACTGCGTGACATCGGTAATTCCGTTCTGGTGGTGGAACACGACAAAGACATGATCCTTGCTGCCGACCACGTGGTAGACATCGGGCCTCACGCCGGTGAACACGGCGGGAAGATTGTCGGAGAAGGACCGCCCGATGCCTTTATAAAAAGCCATACACTCACTGCGGATTACCTCCGGGGAAACAAGCAAATTCCTATCCCCGCCATACGAAGAGAAGGCAACGGAAACAAACTGAAACTGCTCGGAGCAACAGGCAACAACCTGAAGGATGCCAACCTGGAGATCCCCCTCGGCACCCTGTGTTGTGTGACCGGTGTTTCGGGAAGCGGCAAATCGTCTTTGATCAACCAAACCCTGTACCCGGCCTTGCACAGGCATTTCTACCGTGTACATGCCGATACGCTGCCATTCAAGGCATTGGAAGGACTCGAGTTCGTTGACAAAGTTATTGATGTGGACCAGGCCCCCATTGGCCGTACGCCACGTTCCAACCCCGCTACATACACCGGTGTCTTTACTGATATCCGCAATTTGTTCGCATCCCTGCCGGAAGCCCGTATCCGGGGCTACAAGGTGGGCCGTTTCTCTTTCAACGTGAAAGGTGGACGTTGTGAACAATGCATGGGCGCCGGTGTTTCCACCATTGAAATGAACCTCCTCCCGGATGTGTACGTGCTGTGCGACAAGTGCCAGGGCAAACGCTACATGAAAGAAACCCTGGAGGTGCGCTATAAAGGGAAGAACATCAGCGACGTGTTGGAAATGACCATCGAACACGCACTGGAATTCTTCTCCAACATCCCATCCATCACGCAAAAAATTGCTGCACTGCAGGAAGTCGGACTGGGCTATGTCAAACTCGGGCAACCCTCCACCACCCTGTCCGGCGGCGAAGCACAACGCATCAAATTGGCCGCAGAACTGTCGAGAAAAGACACAGGGAATACCATTTATCTGTTGGATGAACCAACCACCGGTTTACATTTCGAAGACATCCGTATCCTCCTGGAAGCACTGAACAAACTGGTTGGCAAAGGCAATACGGTGGTGGTGATCGAACACAACATGGATGTGATCAAAACCGCCGATTATGTGATTGATTTAGGCCCGGAAGGTGGTCATGAAGGAGGGGAAATACTCTTCATGGGAACACCCGAAAAACTGGCGAATCACGACCGCAGCCTCACGGCAGGATTCCTGGCAAAGGAACTAAATGCCTACCTCGTCCGTTAA
- the rfbC gene encoding dTDP-4-dehydrorhamnose 3,5-epimerase, translating into MKILETPIQDLLIIEMPVFGDDRGFFTETYNADTFTSGGVTLQFRQDNLSYSAGKGTLRGMHLQKDPHAQAKLITVLKGKVMDVAVDLRPDSTTFGKHFGLEIEGGSGKFLMIPEGFAHGFQTLEDHTYFLYKCSNTYHKPSEVTLAWNDPGMGIQWPFPDPILSEKDTKGISLEAFTQELKHC; encoded by the coding sequence ATGAAAATACTGGAAACACCGATTCAGGATCTGCTGATTATTGAAATGCCGGTTTTCGGAGATGACAGGGGGTTTTTCACCGAGACATACAACGCCGATACATTCACATCCGGTGGTGTTACCCTGCAATTCCGGCAAGATAACCTGTCTTATTCAGCAGGCAAAGGAACATTGCGTGGCATGCACCTTCAAAAAGATCCGCATGCACAGGCCAAACTTATTACCGTATTAAAGGGAAAAGTGATGGATGTTGCAGTTGACCTCAGGCCGGATTCAACCACATTCGGCAAACACTTCGGCCTGGAAATCGAAGGCGGCAGCGGAAAATTCCTGATGATACCCGAAGGGTTCGCTCACGGTTTCCAAACCCTTGAAGACCACACTTACTTTCTGTATAAATGCTCCAATACGTACCATAAACCATCCGAAGTAACCCTGGCCTGGAACGATCCCGGAATGGGTATCCAGTGGCCTTTCCCAGATCCCATTCTGTCGGAAAAAGACACCAAAGGTATTTCGCTGGAAGCTTTCACCCAGGAACTCAAGCACTGCTGA